In the genome of Xanthomonas hortorum pv. pelargonii, the window ACGGCCGACGCAGTACGCCAGGCAAGTCGGTCCGTTGTATTTCAACTTCGCGCGGCAGAAGTACGACCGCGCCGCGCTCGATGCCTTGTTCGCCATTGCGCGCGAGCGTGATCTGGCCGGCGCGTTCCAGCGCCTGTTCCGCGGCGAGCAGGTCAATGTCACCGAACAACGCGCTGCCTTGCATACCGCGTTGCGTGGCGATCTGACCGACGCTCCGGTGGCCTCCGAAGCGTATGCAACGGCTGCCGAAGTGCGTCAACGCATGGGCGCATTGATCGCGCAGCTGGAAGCCACCGACGTCACCGATATCGTCAGTGTCGGCATCGGTGGCTCCGACCTGGGTCCGCGCCTGGTGGCCGATGCCTTGCGTGCGCCGTCGGGTGCGCGTTTTCGCGTGCATTTCGTCTCCAATGTCGATGGCGCGGCGATGCAGCGCACCCTGGCGACGCTGGACCCGGCGCACACCGCCGGCATCCTGATTTCCAAGACCTTCGGCACCCAGGAAACCTTGCTCAACGGCAGCATCCTGCATGCCTGGTTGGGCGGCAGCGAGCGGCTGTATGCGGTCAGTGCGAACCCGGAGCGTGCAGCAAAGGCCTTCGATATCGCGCCAAGCCGCGTGCTGCCGATGTGGGACTGGGTTGGCGGGCGTTATTCGCTGTGGTCGGCGGTGGGTTTCCCGATCGCCCTGGCGATCGGCTTCGAACGTTTCGAGCAATTGCTCGAAGGCGCAGCGCAGTTCGATGCGCATGCGCTCAACACGCCGCTGGAAGAGAACATCGCGGTGCTGCACGGGCTCACTGCCGTGTGGAATCGCAACCTGCTCGGCAGTGCGACGCATGCGGTGATGACCTACGACCAGCGTCTGGCTTTGCTGCCGGCGTATTTGCAGCAGCTGGTGATGGAAAGCCTGGGCAAGCGGGTCAAGCTCGATGGTTCTGCGGTGGATAGCGACACCGTGTCGGTGTGGTGGGGCGGTGCGGGCACCGATGTGCAGCACAGTTTCTTCCAGGCGCTGCACCAGGGCACCAGCGTGGTGCCAGCCGATTTCATCGGTACCGTGCATAACGATGATCCATACGCAGAAAACCATGTCGCCCT includes:
- the pgi gene encoding glucose-6-phosphate isomerase is translated as MTHTNGFDALHAHAQRLRGAAIPALLAAEPPRPTQYARQVGPLYFNFARQKYDRAALDALFAIARERDLAGAFQRLFRGEQVNVTEQRAALHTALRGDLTDAPVASEAYATAAEVRQRMGALIAQLEATDVTDIVSVGIGGSDLGPRLVADALRAPSGARFRVHFVSNVDGAAMQRTLATLDPAHTAGILISKTFGTQETLLNGSILHAWLGGSERLYAVSANPERAAKAFDIAPSRVLPMWDWVGGRYSLWSAVGFPIALAIGFERFEQLLEGAAQFDAHALNTPLEENIAVLHGLTAVWNRNLLGSATHAVMTYDQRLALLPAYLQQLVMESLGKRVKLDGSAVDSDTVSVWWGGAGTDVQHSFFQALHQGTSVVPADFIGTVHNDDPYAENHVALMANVLAQTEALANGQDSSDPHRSYPGGRPSTVILLDALTPQSLGALISMYEHSVYVQSVMWGINAFDQFGVELGKQLASQLLPALKGESADVADPVTRELLSKLRG